From the Papaver somniferum cultivar HN1 chromosome 2, ASM357369v1, whole genome shotgun sequence genome, the window AGAAAGTTATAAACATTTTTGGCTGAGAATTTACCAGAGGTATGATGGCGCCGTCTGATGATGTCTTTCTCTTGATTCATTGGATTTAGAGCTAGTATTTTAATCCTATCATCTGGGAAAAAGAATTGATTTAGCTTTTCCTGATCCCACTTATTTTCTTCCGTTATTAACTCTTGAACTCCTATTGGAGCCTGCTCTTGCACGTTTGAGACTTTTTGGATTAAATCTGAGTTCGGAACCCATTTTTCTTCCCAAATTTTCACCGAAGCTCCGTTTTCGACTTGCCAAACGTAGTTACTTTTTAGTAGCTCTAATCCTTTTTGTATACTGGTCCAAATCCAAGGAAAATTCGAAGTATTTTGCTTTTAACAATCGGATCCATAATTGATCATGTTCGGTAACCAGTCTACTAGCCAGTTTAGTGAGGAGAGCTAAGTTGAAATGatgagggtttttaattcctagaCCACCTTGGGAGATGGGTTTGCAAATACCCTTCCAGGCTTTTATaaatcttccttttcttttttgtccATCTTTTTTCCACCAGAAATTTCTCTGAATTCTGTCGAGTTGATCAagagtttcttttggcagagcaaGAACTTGCATTTGATAGGTTGGATAAGATTCAAGGATAGATTTTATCAAGACAGTCCTACCCGCTTGAGACAAGAGTTTAGATTTCCAACCTTGAATAGTAGAATAATATCACTGTAGGAGAGGTTCAAAATTGACTTTTTTATTCTTATCGAAGAATAGTGGGGTTCCAAAGTATCTATCATTTTTGGTCATCATCGGAACTTTTAGGATTTTAGCTAAAATCTTCTCATGTTTCGGATGAATTCTTGGGTTTAAGTAGACACTTGATTTTTGAAGGTTAACCATTTGGCCGTTGATGTTCCCCAAGAGTTGTAAGGTTTCTAACAGACTTTCCGCTTCCCCCATTTCAGCTTTTGTGAATAAGAAACAGTCGTCAGCGAAAAAAAGGTGTGGTATATTGGGAGCCTTGTTGTTGATTTGGAATCCAGAGATTCTCTTGTCCTCAATGGCTTTTTCTAGGAGTTTAGAAAGGATTTCCATGCATAGGAAAGGAAAAGGTACGGAGATAAAGGATCCTCTTGTCTTAAACCTCTCGAAGTATTGAAAGTAGGACCCGGAAACCTATTTCGAAGAATGGAAAAGGAGGTTGTGGATATACATTGCATAATGAGTTTTGTCCAGTCTTTCGAGAACCCAAAATCTGGGAGGAATTTTTCAATAAAAGTCCATTCAaccctatcaaaagctttagatAGATCTAGTTTCAATGCCAGAAACCCCCTTTTCTTCTTGGAAATTTTCATCGAATGGATGAGTTCATGAGAAATTATGATGTTATCAGTGATTTTTCGTCCAGGGAGAAAGGCCGATTGATTGGGGGAGATTAATTTTCCTAGAATGAGTTTTAGCCTATTTGCTAaaattttggatatgattttataaATAGTATTACTCAGGCTAATAGGTCTGAAATTTCCCGGCGTTTGAGGGGTAGAATTTTTTGGGATGAGGGTTATGTAAGAATGATTAAAATCTTTGTCAAGGATGCCCGAACGAAAGAATTCTTGGACATATATCTTTACCCAGGATATCCCAGGGGTAGAAATCTCATTTTTTACCTGGTTGGGAACCTCTTTATTAAAATAAATGCTACATTTTTCATAGTTGATAGACTGACCTGAAAATGAACTAAATTGCTCAATGATATTAACCAGTATCCTAGTTTCTCTCCCATTATCTATAGCAAAAATAagacagtcatctgcaaaaaaaatgaATGAGAAAATGCAGAGCAATATTGATTATCTTTTATACCATGAATAAGATGATTATGTTCAGAGGATAATAAAGCTTTAGATAAAGACTCCGTACATAAAATAAAGAGATAAGGGGATAGAGGATCCCCTTGTCTAAGACCTCTTTGAGGAGTAAAAATCTCACCCGGAGAGCCATTAAGAAAAATGGGTGTTGATACAGAGCTTATACATTGTTCAATCATAGTGCAGAAATCATTACGTAAGAATGGCCACTCAATTATGTCAAACGCTTTTGAAATATCAAGTTTCATTTCCATCCAGGCTTTTTTAGCGCTGCATTTCTTTATAGTATCCACAAGTTcgtgagaaataataatattatctCGTACACATCTTCCAGAGACAAAAGAAGTTTGAAAAGGAGATATACTTTTTTCAAGAATGGACTTAATTCTAGTAGAAGGAAGCTCAAAAATAATTTTGTAAGAGGTATTACAAAGACTACCAGGCCTAAAGTCCACTGCTCTCTTAAGACAATTGCAATTCGGTATCAATGATATGAAATTGTGATTCATTTGTTTTAAAATATACTTTGAATGAAAAAAATGATTGAACCATTCTAACTAAGTCATCACCAACAGTCTCCCACAAGGTTTGAAAGAAACCAGGagggaaaccatctggaccaggagtgGTCCAAGGTTTCACAGAaaacataatattttttttatctcttcacATGTAAGAGAGGAAAAAAGTACAGCATTATCTTCACCAGTTATACATGGAGTAATAAAATCATGATAACTAGAAGGAGGAGGAGGATTAGAAGTTCTGCTCATATTGAAAAATGATATTTGAGATTACCAGCAATGTCTACTCTCTCAGTCAACCAAATGCCAATATCAGATTAAATAAAATCTATATGATTTTTTCTCCCCCTGAAGTTGGATTTTTTGTGAAAGTAAGCAGTATTTCTGTCTCCTAACAAGAGATCATCATCTTTTTCTCTCTGTACCAATAATCATCTTCAATATCATAACTGTAATTGattctattctgcaatctaacAAACTCAGCATCAAGAGGTTTAGTATTCTGAGAGTTAATGCAACGGACCAGGAAATTTTCGCTTCCAACCGGTCGGGTTACGACCCGCATGGCAAGCTCTGATTCTCCGAAACGTCACTCGAGAAAACGATCTTACCAACTTTCACTGGAAAGTTCACCTTTTATTTGAAGCGACTGTCTTTCAATTTCTCTGAAACTGCTTTATAAGAAGACAAGCATGATTCTCATACCAAGGATCATCAAATCCGTCAAAGTTCCATCATTTTACTTTGAGGACCAAACTCTAATGCTAATGCAGTTGGATGCAAGCCACCGTTCCTGACGGGTTTCCTGGCAAACTCACAGTGTTTTGTCTGTGAGGACCAAACTCTAATGCTACTGCAGTTGGATGCAAGCTACCATCCCTGACGGATATCCTGGCAAACTCACAGTGTTCTGTTTTTGAGGACCAAACTCTAATACCAGTGCAGTTGGATGCAAGCCACCGTCCCTGGCGGGTTTCTTGGAAATCCGTCAGGAACGGTGGGCATTAGAGTTTGGTCCTAGTCCCACGACTATTAGGTTTTCTTTTATCAATAgtactaaaataatattattttaatattttaaaataaaatatttattagagcattgctcggtcgaactcacaagtgttgctatatcaagcttgtgtgaaaactatatcttgatttctagtctataattagttaagtctcggtgtAGGTAGGATAGAGGTAATTGAGAAATGATCCAGTCATCGTTTGCATTTTACTATTTGAAGGTGAAGataaaccgaagcttttggagaacttcatccacaaaaggtaagtgaagactgaaccacctgttTCTCTagttatattcacctttatatccttgagacgattgtctcataactaattagactagcttgcatagacaagaatttcgagtcgagaactaattattttgtttacgaatttctcgaaatataatggttaagcttaatgaacatcttttcatacttgatcaatttcggtggagaacaatttattgtttggaaccaaatcatgattcaagtttatcactcgaaaatagtctggaacagtgatatgtgtcattgatgttattcgggaatgtttcgaattgatttagagaaatgtaGATCTACTATATTCGGAGTAGAAGACAGTGTTGCTAGTCTTACAAAGTGAGataactgttatatgtctgaagccatattacatgtactcgtacgtgtagcggagtagttatatatcgacttacatatTTGTGTGATACacatattcgtatgcacatcattggaatatatgtttgtttcgtgatccagataggtatatgtatattcgtatacaaaccattttagaactgtggtaagggaaccgggtttaagtatccaaatcggtatgcgaaccaatacaATTATATGTTcttgaaccagtttagtacccaaatcaGTACGCAAACTAAAAAGGTTTTGTGAACTCCAGAATCGgtaaagtcttaaggtttccactccggaactcggtttttctcataagtttgcaaaccggtccacgTACTATGACTCAAccgattcacgaacgactcatgtatttgtactttgtgcatttcaCAATAATGACGTGTTTGGTTGGGTCGGTGCTATATTCACAATATATCACGTCCTCGAGTCATCCTTTCCCACTTTGTTGCATCCCAATGTTGTTGGCGTAGCTCTTATTTTGTGTTGGGCTTCCCCTCTTTTCCATTGTGTTAGGCTTCCCCTCTCCTCGGTGGAACTTCACAACAAGGGACTAACATTTGTGCAGCTGTGCCATTTAGTTCCTCGGTGGAATTTCGCTATCTACTTCCAAAACTCTCTACCATCTCTCTTGCAATGGAAAGTGAAAATTCATCAGGCGCCAATATTACAAGAGAGAAGAATAGGAGATTGTTGTCTACCACAACCGAAGGGAAAACAACTAGAGTTACTGAAATTCTACTGAACTATATAGCACAATTACATTGTAAGATATGATTATCCTTGGCTGCTTTTCAGTTTTTGGTAAATATCTTAGATGAACTACACAAAAAAAGAACTGGAATTTATGGTTTAAGAGGAAGCCAAAATGACCTAGAATATGTTGCTTTTCTCTCCTTGTGAGTTACCTAGGTACGCCCGGTCACTCTAATTAATGCCCTTGTGAACAAGGATGGTTTCTCCATTGCAATTCATTTATCACAAGGCACAACCATGCCTATTTCACCAGCAATTCTCACTAACCTTTACAGCAACTTGAGATCTTTGAGAACTGGTTTTGCTTTCATTTTGGGCCTGTTTCACTTACTACAGTAATAGGCATAGGAGCATTCCCATCTTGAGGCCGCTTAACTCACCTAATCCACTTAACTTAAGACGAGCCTATGTTCAGGGAACGGAAACCGTCAGAGGTGAGGCCGGATTTCGAAGTGTTCAGCGAATTTTGAATGACGTCCTTATGGTTTTTATTACATAATTGGCACTCCCTTGATAAACGATAAGACATAAGAACTACTTGGTGTTACACCAGAAGAGGTAGCATTAGAATCTTTCTACAATGCTGAAGAGCATGCGGGATCATTAATTCAAATGTTTCCTTAAATATGACCTTCCCCATAGAGTTGCTAGACAATTTGGATTTAACCAAGAAGTTCCAGGGAAAGTTCAAATACCAGCAAATTCAAACTAGGCAACAGTGTGGAAATGTTATGAGAAATCTATCATCTGTGGGAAACTCTCTTGCTGGTCTAGATTCTTGTGACCTTGTCTGAATTGGAGGAAACAACAAGATACCGCGAGTTTGAACGCGTCTGACAGCGACGACAATGATACGTCGACAGTCTCAGCTAAATCTAGAATGCAACATGGTATTTGGACTTGTAAAACAAAGTCTACTGCATCCCAGGTTCCAAGCAAAAACAAGTTTCAAAGATTGTTCATAATCCCATGAAGACAGTAATTCTTCGGGAAGACAGTAAGACTGTTCATAATCGCATGTTTCCCAGTAGCATACACACTGTTCAGGTGAAGATGactatgattaaaaaaaaaaaagaaaaaaaaacttagctAACATTAGAATGCGACATGTTAACTCTAATTTGGACAACAGCTGCACTAGAGTTCTGGCAGATGAGGAGAATAATAAGAAAAGATTCCAGGTATCCAACCTGGAGAAAAGAATGTAGATGGAAAGTCCATGGAACCAGTAAAAAAGATGCTGACAGAAAGAAGGGGAAAGTTTGTGGGTTCCATAGGATACCCAATAAACATGACCGATGCACAGCCATGTGCCACAGGAATAGGAGAACAAAATGCTTGGGAGTCTTATCAATGAGCTTAGCTGGAACTGATTGTGTTTTTTCAGTAAATTTGTCTGGTTCCTTACTGGTGCAAGTCCTGTATCATCTCACTTTGATTCATTTTCATAAAGGATTTTGTAAAGTTTCAAACATTGATAAAAGGAACAGTTCCTGCTGATGCAGTTTCTTCTGCAATAACTAGTGAAAGACTGAACTGAAGTAGGTTTATACAAATTCCAATCTAGTTAAAGTTTCTTCTGCAATGACTAGTCAAACTTTGTCACATATGCAACATGCTTCATACCAAACTTCAATTTGCAAACCAATGAATTCCTAGAAATCGGATAAATTCAAGCTCATAAAAATTTTGTGGAAAGAATTGTGGAAACCATCTAATTCAGATCAACAAAGAAGAATAGCCAAACAACCATGAGACAGATTGAACTAGAGAAGAACTCTAAAATTATACAGGTATATATGAAGAAGGAGACGAACATAATGACAAGGAACACATTTGTTCCGAATCGACATTGTTGGTTTTTCTCATTGTACAGAAAGCTCAAACGCAGCCGAAACTTACATTTATGAAGTTGTCGATTCTGAAATAACTAATTTCTTATACAGGCATACTTTAATGAATCAGGAAGCAGAACATCAAAAAGAGAAAGAACAATAACATATAAGCGAAACTGAAGAGTTATGAGCAGAATTCATACTAACGCATCAGCACCAGCAACAATCTCCAATATCTCACCAGTAATCTTAGCTTGACGCCTTCGGTTAAACTGTGTGGAAAGAGCTTTCTTCAAATCACTTGCATTATCAGATGCACTGCTCATGGCACTCATCCTGGCTGCAAGTTCACTAGCTAAAGACTCCTGTAATGCCCTCAAAATTTGACTGTTTAAATACAAAGGCAGAAGTGCATCAAGAATCTGAACTGGGTCTTGCTCAAATTGAATGATAGGTGAAAAATCAATTGTTTTAGTTCGCACTACATCCCTTTCGACAGTCAATTTTCCTTCTTTGGTAGTCAAGCGGAAAAGCTCATCGTCTGCTGCATCAACGCATGTTCCATTGACATCACAAATTTCTCCTTTAGGCGAAAGTGGAAGCAGTGTATGAATGACAGGATCCGATTTCACTAGAGAAACAAACTTAGTGTATAAAAGTTCGACTTTATCGACTTCTTCACTAataaacaacgaaaacacatcaTCTGCAATAGCTTGAGCTTCTTTAGTAGTAGGAAGATTTCCACCATCAAGGTATTTATCAACAGGAATGTAAGGTCTCCTAGAGAAATAAGTATTTCCCTTTTTCCCAACACTAATAATAGTGTATTGCAAACCAAGACTCTTCAATTCTGCAATTCTAGCTTCAGCTTTTTTCAAGAGCTGATTATTGAAACCACCACAAAGACCTcgatcaccagtaacaacaactaaTGCAACTTTCTTGACAGGACGAACAGTTGTTAAAGGAATATCAACATCTTCATTCTGAAGTTGTTCATTAAGACTGTAAAGTACTTCAACTAGGGTTTCAGAAAAGGGTCTACCACTTACCACTGCTTCCTGAGCTCTTCTAACTTTCGCAGCAGCCACAAGCTTCATTGCTTCAGTAATCTTCTGGGTATTGGTTACAGAACCAATACGGTCACGGAGTTCGCGAAGATTGCAACTAATTTGAGATGAAGATCGAGATGATGGGGTTGTTGAATTGTAAGTTGGGAGACAAAATGGGTTTAGGGCAGATCTAAATGAGAGTGCAGATGGATCAGAGAGACTCGATTTTGAAGAGACCAACATAGTTAGATTTGAGCAAGACATGATTTTTGCTGTGTTTTTTTTGCTCTCCACAGATTGACAGGGAGAAGAGGAAGGAGAAAGGTGAGATGAGAGTTGTTTTGGGGATTTTG encodes:
- the LOC113348575 gene encoding ATP synthase gamma chain, chloroplastic-like is translated as MSCSNLTMLVSSKSSLSDPSALSFRSALNPFCLPTYNSTTPSSRSSSQISCNLRELRDRIGSVTNTQKITEAMKLVAAAKVRRAQEAVVSGRPFSETLVEVLYSLNEQLQNEDVDIPLTTVRPVKKVALVVVTGDRGLCGGFNNQLLKKAEARIAELKSLGLQYTIISVGKKGNTYFSRRPYIPVDKYLDGGNLPTTKEAQAIADDVFSLFISEEVDKVELLYTKFVSLVKSDPVIHTLLPLSPKGEICDVNGTCVDAADDELFRLTTKEGKLTVERDVVRTKTIDFSPIIQFEQDPVQILDALLPLYLNSQILRALQESLASELAARMSAMSSASDNASDLKKALSTQFNRRRQAKITGEILEIVAGADALV